The genomic region tgttttgtacactccgtgtatatTAGTGTAGACAGGTGGCGTACAGGTTCAGTGGCAGGATCCTCCATGGGGTTGAAGGCCGTTTCAGTGACCTCTGACCCTTCCTCACTGGGTCCAGGTGGGTCCTGGTTGGCTGTTCcagctcctccctccttccccgtgGATACACCCTGACGTTGGGTACGCTGTAGGACAGGGACCAATCACACATGGAGTTAGTTATAGGTCGCTCCACAACAACAGACAGCTAGAGACACCCAACTAAAATTCTAAGTATTTGACAAGCATCCACTTTAATATTTGttatatataaattatatttatttactaTTAGTGTGGTAAATTATTACCCAGTGAATTGTTTACACCAGGTTGCAAGTATTGACAGCAATGGCTTCAATCATATAGGTCCGTGAGTCAGATTTCAATAGGTGTTGAGAAATCATTTCATTCATTTTCTCACACTGTTCCTTCCTATGACGCATTGACACTGGCAGGGTGTGCACAGCCTCTAGAATCACAACCACTGCGATAACCTTAAATTCTCTAAATTCTTACTCGTTGAGCAAAATCCCTCAAGCTGATCAGAATTCGTAACCGGGTTAAAGAGCTATCAGAATTAACAACTAATACTTACTACTTCCAAAATCCCTCAGACACTTAAGTCATACCTAATTAATAATCATAATGCAGAGGCAAAAGCTCGATATCATCTTTTGTTAAAGACTAACCATTTCTCCTGGCTGCGTGGGTGAATCAagcctcttcttcctctcctctgtgagcAGATTGACTTTTCGGAGTAATGATTCTGTGAGGTCCTCTATCAACGACACTGTTGCTTCTCTCCCCTTTGGCTTATCTTCTTCTCTCGCCTTTgacttctcttcttctcttgccTTTGGCTCATCTTTTTCTCTCGCCTTtggcttctcttcttctctcgcctttggcttctcttcttctctcgcctttggcttctcttcttctctcccctttggcttctcttcttctctcgcctttggcttctcttcttctctcccctttggcttctcttcttctctcccctttggcttctcttcttctctcccctttggcttctcttcttctctcccctttggcttctcttcttctctcccctttggcttctcttcttctctcccctttggcttctcttcttctctcccctttggcttctcttcttctctcccctttggcttctcttcttctcttccctgGCTCTGTGAAAGAAGTGTGATGGTGTGTACTGTTGAGAACCACCCAAGGTATATTGGTATAGGTGtgtagagagaagaagagtaggGGGCAAGAGTACtggactctgatctctctctgtggtACTTTTGCATAAGAACAACAGACATAGGAGAAAACACACATGTTCTCTATAGGATGTGCAATGCAATGACATTTTCACTTTGTTTTGCATGTGGTTATGTTAAAAAGTGAATATACAGTATGAGAAAAATATGAGAGTCAATTCTACAATGTCTTACATGTTGCTTTGGCCCAGCATGTTGGCTTGGCACAGCAGGTTCTTGATGGGACATTGTCTTTATAAGGTGATGTAAGTAGGAGTACTCCATCCACCACTGGTAAACAAACTCTTCCAggtggctgttggtgtgctgatTGGTCTGTGAGTTAGAACGTAGATTCCATGGCTTGACCGAACCCAGGAAGTGGACAATCTTAGCATTGTGACCATATCTGTGTGGGACCAGGATAACAGTACAACATGGTCAACATCAAAAAAAcatagcagggttggggtcaggctTGTggtcaaaatatgcttttcaatcACGGAAATGTAATATTTACTGAAATGATCCACTTGAAGTTAAATATGACTCACTCTTGATAAGCAGGCAAATAGGTGTAGACTGCGATGGCACTGAGGTTGTACACAAAAGGCAGGTGTTTACTGATATCTCTAACAGCCCAGTCACTGAAAAATGTGTTCAAGAGGCCCTGGTCCCCACCTGAAAACAGAGAGGGCATACCGTAGAGTTACTGTCAGCTCAGATCATAAGGAAGAGCCAATGAAGAAGTAAAGTCATTTATGTAATATTGTTGAGATAGGTAAAGTTGCTATGCAAATGGACAATTCTAATATGGCATTGCTGGTATTCTCAACCGCGTGGTAGAGCTCTGTAAATTTCCTAAATGAACATCAAGGTGTGTTTTCCAAATGTCTTTCAAGAAGAGACAGTTAAAgggctagggtcagggttgaggctagggtcaggtttgaggctagggttagggatgaactgggatgtggacttGAAGCTAGGGTCAGcgttgaggctggggttagggttgaactgggctGTGGACTTGAAGCAAGAGTTAGGGTTCTGACTGACCGTCGAAGCTGCCGTGTTGTCGTGCATGCTCCAACAGCCTGCCGTGTGTGATCAGAGAGGGCCGGAACACAAACACCCCTGAGTTAAAACAGTCCGGCCAGCCAGGGTCAGGGGCCGCAGACAGCTCCTCACGCTCAAACAGCTCGTCCACGTTACACAACACCTACAGGCCAGGGAGTCAACAGGAAACAGAGGAAGTTAGTTTCTAATGCCATTTGTACAGAGTTCATTTATTGCACATTTTCTGCGACATGAACACCGATTTGATTAAAGTCAAGATCCAGATCAAGGGTCATGATGCCGTTTGTAGGTACTGCACATACTTGTGGATGTTTTCTATAATGAGAGCTCAGATTTATTGTATGACACTGGATGTGCTCATTCTGTATCAATTTCAGTTGAGCTTCCTACATAGCCCTCTGACCAGTCGGGGCTCCATTTGCTTGATCTTGACACTCAAACCAAACAcgcccatctctgcagcacgtaAAAAGCGCTCTGTACTTGTCTTTATAGACCAAAAATATGACGGTTTGTCCCATGGCGATTGTCACATTCATGTTAGGTACTGATTTACCTTTCAATGACTATGTTTGGGTCCATGTTAGTTACAGATACATAATTGCACAACTCAAACATTAAAATTGATTTGCTGGTAAAGACCAAGCTTTGACATTGTAAGGTTTGCTTCCTTGGTTTTAAAACAAATTGATTATTGAGTGGGTGTTTATATTAGAGACAAGTGGTGTCTCGGGAGATTTCAGTACACTCACGAGTGTGTCTGCATCCAGGAACACACATTTGCTGTATTGGGTGAGGGTCCAACAGTGGAGCTTGGTGAAAGTGACCCCCAGTTCTGGTCGTCCCAGCCAGGATAGATGTGCTTGGTCTCCACTGTCCAGCACATCCACTACCAGGACCTGGTCAAACACATGGCCCAGGGCAGCCCTATGGGGAGAGAACGCAGGATTTACCACAACTAACAGTCCGATTTTACATGACTTCAATACACAAGAAATACACTAGGTCAGCAGCGAACCCAGGACCGCAAACGACTCCATCCAGTGAATCTAATGCCCCCTTAACTGATGAGAGACAAAACACTTCATTTGTCTGATTCTTCCGGGACCTCTGTCACAGAGTATAACTTTCATTCACATTCTAATAGGTCATGCATCACTCTCCATGACTCGGTGATATTACATTTCTGTCTGAGATGCATGGACTTCTCTCACCGTGCCTGGCTAGAGACATTAGTGGAGACCATCACAACAGTCTGCCGTGTGGTCCTGTGTCGTCGTAAACACTGTCCTACCACCAGAGCCCCCATGCAGTAGCTGTCTGTGGTGGCCAGGGTGACGAAGGCCTGGTTCGCTGGTGGCACAGGAAGGAAGAGTGGGTGGTGTTATTCATAGAAATAGATGACCAACACCCAGCAGGGGATTTTAGCAGTTTTACTGGGCCATCAGCGTTATGTTCTTTTAAGAGTTAAAAGTAGTACATTTCTCAAGTTTTTCCCCAAGATTCAAGCGCTTCCTCTTTTCCTCTTGCTAGAGATTGCAAGGGAGTGACGTCAATCAACTTGACACTTGGCAGGTTATATTAAACTGGTTATGATATAATGATGAGAACTTACCTGGCATGGTGTGTGACAGCGACTCCTCTAAACGAACAACAACTTGAGGCAGAGGTAAAAGTGATAGATGGTAATAGAAGTGTCAAAGTGATTGATCAGGTCCCGCACCACTGGCAGAGAGGACTTGGCAGAAAATGCACTGGTTTCCCCTAAAATGAAACTCCAATATGTTGATACTGCAGTCCGACAGTCCAGCGAGTCCAGCAGTAGTAACTGTCCCGCAAACAATAGATACAGAATGATCAATacaacgtttttttttaaattacagctATTTCAAAGTTTAGTAGTATTAGTTGTAAATGTACTATGAGAGGTTATATCTAAAGCCAGGGGGTGTAACCTCAAGCTGGTAGATACACAAATAAATCTGCTGTTTTTTAGACCAAGAGCAAAATCAGTCTCTCTGTTTGAGTTCTCGGTCATGTGTCACTGGTCATTCAACTAAAATGAAAACTTGCAGAGTTTAAGCAGGACCTTCAACAACTGTACTCTCTAGAGTCTGCAGTAGTCCAACCCCTGGAACTAAGGGCATAGTACTACGTGCAGATGCATTCAATTCACTGTAGAACTGTTAGTCAATCTTCATGATATACAAATTAATTATACTATGGACAACAACGCCGATGTTTAAAACTTGATGGAAAACatacattaaataaaaaataccaatcaattgtaaaaaataaaagaaaGTTAACTTTATTGATAACAATAAGGTACATTACCAACGGCACTCCATTGTCTTTCAGAGACGGAATCAAACTCCTTCAGAACACACAAAACAACTAACTACGATCATCAACTCAGCCAACAAATGATTTCCTGCATTGGTAAAGAACAAGCAGTAACACTTCTTCAGTTGCAGTTACTCAAAAGGTTTTTAATGACATGTACTGAAAGTTAAAGGAGAACAAAGAAAATGGGAATATACCACACAGCAGAAAAAGCAGTGGGGCTTTTATACACATTCTTCATTAGTATTTACAGCACAAGTGACATGGTAGAATATGCTGATTTACTAGTTTGGTATCAAACCCAGGTATCAATTTCTATTCTTATCTGTATTGCATCAGAAATCAAGCAATCATACATACAAATCTTAAACAAGTATAACTTAAAACATACAATAACCACTTCTCAGTATAAATGTTGTTTTGCAAATAAACATGCAAAAtgcattttaaaaaacaacaacatctttGTCAATTTACCATGTGCATTTATGGTAGCTTTCCTCACATAAACACTAGCGAGTGGCTTGCACCCCGAACAACGAACTTACAGAAGACGTGATGCAGCTGAAGGTTGAGCTTGAAACCATTCCTCATTCCAAATAGTACCCTACACATTCTTTTTTATATCCACCCAAATAATCCCTTTTACTCTTAAGgcacttttttctctctctctcattataccTTCATCTATACAAAAGGTTCTAAATCCTTCTATTACATTTGAATCCAATGAA from Oncorhynchus kisutch isolate 150728-3 linkage group LG5, Okis_V2, whole genome shotgun sequence harbors:
- the LOC109890641 gene encoding glycogenin-2-like isoform X2 — its product is MPANQAFVTLATTDSYCMGALVVGQCLRRHRTTRQTVVMVSTNVSSQARAALGHVFDQVLVVDVLDSGDQAHLSWLGRPELGVTFTKLHCWTLTQYSKCVFLDADTLVLCNVDELFEREELSAAPDPGWPDCFNSGVFVFRPSLITHGRLLEHARQHGSFDGGDQGLLNTFFSDWAVRDISKHLPFVYNLSAIAVYTYLPAYQEYGHNAKIVHFLGSVKPWNLRSNSQTNQHTNSHLEEFVYQWWMEYSYLHHLIKTMSHQEPAVPSQHAGPKQHTAAKTEEDDLEQRRLWEEGQADYLGKDAFDNIQKKLDRFLYL
- the LOC109890641 gene encoding glycogenin-1-like isoform X1, with protein sequence MPANQAFVTLATTDSYCMGALVVGQCLRRHRTTRQTVVMVSTNVSSQARAALGHVFDQVLVVDVLDSGDQAHLSWLGRPELGVTFTKLHCWTLTQYSKCVFLDADTLVLCNVDELFEREELSAAPDPGWPDCFNSGVFVFRPSLITHGRLLEHARQHGSFDGGDQGLLNTFFSDWAVRDISKHLPFVYNLSAIAVYTYLPAYQEYGHNAKIVHFLGSVKPWNLRSNSQTNQHTNSHLEEFVYQWWMEYSYLHHLIKTMSHQEPAVPSQHAGPKQHSQGREEEKPKGREEEKPKGREEEKPKGREEEKPKGREEEKPKGREEEKPKGREEEKPKGREEEKPKGREEEKPKAREEEKPKGREEEKPKAREEEKPKAREEEKPKAREKDEPKAREEEKSKAREEDKPKGREATVSLIEDLTESLLRKVNLLTEERKKRLDSPTQPGEMRTQRQGVSTGKEGGAGTANQDPPGPSEEGSEVTETAFNPMEDPATEPTAAKTEEDDLEQRRLWEEGQADYLGKDAFDNIQKKLDRFLYL